The genomic stretch TCGTTTGTTGTTGCTTCGCAGCGCAACCGAACAGCAAACCAACCAGACAAATCATAACAATGAGCTTCTTCATGGGTCTTCTCCTGACCTTTTTCATAGCACGGCCTCACATATATTCAAATGAATGTTTTTATATTGCGACAACCTCAACCCATCGACAGGACGTTGATGACATTTACAAGGACGTATATCATGACAAAACTGACCCCACTGAAAGCGGTACGAGCACACTGTGTCGAATGTTGTGGCGGTAGCACCCGAGAAGCCTCTCTGTGTACTGCGAATGGATGCCCTGTTTACCCAATTCGCAACGGCATCAATAAAGACCCTGCGACAGGAGCCAACAAAGTAAAGTCTGTGCTCAAGGCCATACGGAAGCGCTGCCTTGACTGTTGTGGGTTTTCTCCAAAGCAAGTGGGAGATTGCGACTTTGAAAGTTGTGCTTTGTTTGTATATCGCTTTGGCTCGAACCCATCGCGTCAGGGTGTGGGGGGTGCCAATGGGTAAGGCCAGTCGAGACAAGGGCAAGCGCGGCGAACGTGAAGCGGCAGCCCTTCTCAGAGAATATGGATTCGAGGCAAGGCGAGGTTGCCAGTATCAAGGCGGACCAGACTCCCCGGACGTGGTAGCCGATGGTTTGCCGTTACACTTCGAGATCAAGCGCACGGAACGTCTGTCATTGTATCCAGCAATTGAGCAAGCGACTCAGGACGCAGGAGCTGAGAAAATACCCATAGTGCTTCATAGGCAAAGCCGTAAGCCTTGGTTGGCAATCATACCAGCCGAGGAACTCCTAAGCCTTCTCAGGCAAGTTTATCCTAATAACTAACTCACAGTCGGTTTTTTGAAGGCGGACACCCCAAGACGACTAATGCCCCATCAAAGGCGCTAGACTCCATTAATCGGCGCGTGAGTGTGTGTTTTTAGAGAGCCACGGCTATATCAGAGCGGACTATCGGCAGCTTGTCGAGGTCCGCTTTTCCTTTTTGTTGGCGACAGGCTGAAGGCTTGTATCTCTCATTGTAGATTTAATACGTTTTCTAAAGAAATAATATTGACAAAATTAATTTAATGCCTTTATGGTGGCATCGAAGCTGGATATAAAAATCTGGCCAAGAGGGGAATCCATGAGGGCATACGGATATTTAAGAGTGAGCGGGTCCGGTCAAATTGATGGTGATGGTTTTATCCGCCAGCAAGAAGAGATCGAGCGTCATTCAAAAGCCATCGGTATCGAGATCGTACGCTACTACCGTGAAGAGGGCGTGAGCGGTACAGCCGACGAAGCAGATCGGCCAGCCTTTCAGGAAATGGTGTCCGCCATATTGAAGAATGGTGTCCGTACCATCGTCATAGAAGGCATGGACCGTCTAGCCCGTGAGTATCGCATACAGGAAAGTCTGGTCATTTACTTGGCTTCAAAAGATATAACGCTCATATCAGCCAGGACAGGTGAAGACGTAACCGAGGCCATGCAAGCCGACCCTATGAGAAAAGCCCTTATTCAGATGCAGGGCATATTCTCGGAGCTTGAAAAGTCTATGCTTGTCAAAAAGCTCAAGGCGGCCCGAGAGCGAAAACGTGAACAAACCGGGAAGTGTGAAGGTCGGAAGTCTTTGAAGGAAGGCAAGCCCGATACGTGGCGAGAGATCAAACGCTTGTACCGCAAGCCAAGGCTCGGCAAGCGTAAGTCGTATCGTGAAATAGCCGAGGCCCTAAACGCCGAAGGGCATACCACGATGGCGGGAAAGCCTTTCACGGCCGGCAATCTCCAGCAAATCATATGGAGGGAACAGCAAAAGTAGCTGAACTCATAGAATCGGCCCAAGGGAGTGGTTGAAGCACCCCCAAGGACCTAACCACAAACGTACTTTGGAGGTACGAAAATGGCTGAAAATATTGTAACCAACAATGGAGTAAAGGCAATCCCCGTGGAAGTGACCGAAAAGGCGAAGGGAAAAGTCATTCACGCTCTTTCAATGGTCTATGACCTACGGTGTGCGCTTGAGAAGTTAGAAGAGGCTTTTGCTAGCAAGGAAGAATATGGTTGGGAAGTTATTCTTCGGTCTTTGAGTGGCGAAATGGGACAAGCCGCAGAAGAGTTAGAAGATGCCGAACGATTGCTTATGCCCGAATCGACCGAACCAACGACTCCGAATACCCCGCCGGAAGAAATTGCGGACAGCACCACCATTGAGAGAGTGAAGGAGGTGTTGGCGGCTAAAGGGCAGGAGGCCGACAAATTGAAGGGTTCAGTTGAGCTTCTCCACCATTTCACACTGCTTGACAAAAAACAGCCCCAAGCGTCCTCAGAGATACGATAATCTTTTAATGGCAATCAACCATGACGGGGGCTTCGGCTCCCGTTTTTTTGTATGCCGCATACCCTCTTGCAGTGTTGACAGGAATGTGTACTTTAGTTCTATAGGTGCCCTTATAAAATTAATAGGAGCAGAATAGTGGAATGGATAGCGGCGGCCATAGTGCTTGTTTTCCTCCTTTGGAGGTGGCCTAAAAAAACGCTAATTGGCGGCGGAGTGTTAGTTAGCCTTGCAGCCATCGGGGTAGGCTATTTGTTTGCCCAAAACTGGTATAAAGACTACCAACAAGAAACACTAATTCGTGGTGTAAATATTACCGTTTTGAAAGATTTGCCGCCGAAAACAGAGTCTAGGGACAAGTCACTTTGGGACATTTTAGATGAAGAGTATGTGAATAGGCATATTTGGCGCGTCACATTTAACAACACCACAAACGAGACAATTACCAAAATAGTTTGGGAGCCTGTCGTCAAAAAGAAAGGTCACAGTAATAAGCTGAATTCTGGGGGGTATGACCGCTATACATCTGACCGAATCATACCTCCTGGAAAGTCTGCGACAAGCGTCTGGCTTACTCCAAAGCTGACACCGTGGGGGGCGCGCACACCAATTGAGCAACTTGTTCTTAATGTTAATATTACACGGGTAGAGACTCAGCCGTAGCCAGGGGGATAGTGTCAGATTGACACCTACCCAATAAGAAAAGTCAGGATGGGCAAAGTTCTCATGGAGAGTATTTTCTTGTGTGAAAATCTCCAACTCACTGGCCAATTGAAGGTCCATGTCTACGCAGGCGACATCAACCAAGTATAGGGATTACCGAGACTGAAAAAAGGGCTGTGAGCCGTTAGTGTCTTTTTTATACTGTGTGCGTTGCGTTTGCGCCTCGTTTGGCTGTGCTTCAAAACATACTCCGTGAGCTATTTAGCAGTATTCGCAATTTTAGCATGGTGGCGAGTTCCGCATCCCTATTCGGTCCCTTTGGGTGGGGCCTTTGGGATGCTCAAGGATGTCAACGGCAGATGACTTAATTGGAAGCCGTTGTAAATAAATCTAAGAGATCTTTTGGATAATGCGAGTCCTGCTAAGAGGTGGTGCTATGGTGGGGTATGGGTGGAAAAAGAAAAAGCAGACTAGCATAAATGGCTAACCTGCTTAATTTTTTTTGGTCGGGGCAGAGAGATTTGAACTCCCGGCATCTAGTTCCCAAAACTAGCGCGCTACCAGGCTGCGCCATGCCCCGACTTTTTGTGCGGCGTGACCTGAGTCGGTTCGACGCCGTGCGGACGCAATACCTACTGAAAAAGATTGTTGTTGGCAAGCACCATCATGACATATTTACGCCATGGACTTTTGCGCCGCAATGCCGGCACTTCCCGTCGATGACATCCACCCGCGATGCGGAGAAGCCGGTGCGGTTGATTATTTCCTTTCCGCAGCCCGGACAATCCGTGTGCTGTTTGTTCAGCCCGGGCATGTTGCCGATGTATACATAGTGGAGGCCCTTGCGCTTGCCCATGTCATACGCCAGATCGAGCGATGCACCGTTTGTCACAGGCAGATCGTCCATTTTGTAGTCGGGATGGAACCGTGAAATATGCCAGGGCGTGTCCGTGCCGATCTTGTTGGCGATGAAATCCGTCAGTTGCTCCAATTCTTCCGGTGAATCGTTTTTGCCGGGGATCAGGAGCGTCGTTATCTCCAGCCACCAGCCGAGTTCGTGCTTGATGTACATGAGGTTGTCGAGCACAGGCTGTAATCGTGCTCCGGAAATCTCTGTGTAAAACGACTCGCTGAAACATTTGAGGTCCACGTTGATGGCGTCAATGTCCGAGGCGAGTTCGTCCAAACACTCGCGACTCATGAATCCGTTGGAGACCATGATGTTTTTCAGCCCGTGCGCATGGGCGAGCCGGGCTGTGTCCTGCATCAACTCGAA from Pseudodesulfovibrio profundus encodes the following:
- a CDS encoding PDDEXK family nuclease → MGKASRDKGKRGEREAAALLREYGFEARRGCQYQGGPDSPDVVADGLPLHFEIKRTERLSLYPAIEQATQDAGAEKIPIVLHRQSRKPWLAIIPAEELLSLLRQVYPNN
- a CDS encoding recombinase family protein encodes the protein MRAYGYLRVSGSGQIDGDGFIRQQEEIERHSKAIGIEIVRYYREEGVSGTADEADRPAFQEMVSAILKNGVRTIVIEGMDRLAREYRIQESLVIYLASKDITLISARTGEDVTEAMQADPMRKALIQMQGIFSELEKSMLVKKLKAARERKREQTGKCEGRKSLKEGKPDTWREIKRLYRKPRLGKRKSYREIAEALNAEGHTTMAGKPFTAGNLQQIIWREQQK
- the amrS gene encoding AmmeMemoRadiSam system radical SAM enzyme, which encodes MIEARLWKPLKNDAVQCRLCNHYCVIKPDNRGLCGVRENRSGTLYSLNYDKVASYSMDPVEKKPLYHFQPGSRTFSFATMGCNLSCSFCQNWSLSQPPRTNGTITGQAIPPEALVDAAVDQDASSISYTYSEPTIFFELMQDTARLAHAHGLKNIMVSNGFMSRECLDELASDIDAINVDLKCFSESFYTEISGARLQPVLDNLMYIKHELGWWLEITTLLIPGKNDSPEELEQLTDFIANKIGTDTPWHISRFHPDYKMDDLPVTNGASLDLAYDMGKRKGLHYVYIGNMPGLNKQHTDCPGCGKEIINRTGFSASRVDVIDGKCRHCGAKVHGVNMS